In Verrucomicrobiota bacterium, the following proteins share a genomic window:
- a CDS encoding Gfo/Idh/MocA family oxidoreductase, with amino-acid sequence MSNTRKINVAIVGLGFGAEFIPLWQKHPHTQCLAICQRNPEKLKAVGEYFGVAKRNTDFKELLKDPEVQVVHINTPIPDHAWMSIAALKAGKHVACTVPMATNIADCKKIVDLVKQTGLKYMMMETVVYAREYLFMKEMLDQGELGKLQFVQASHQQDMDGWPNYWPGLPPMWYATHCVGPVAGLIGKPAEYVSCFGSGTIRKELIPCYGSPFAVETAHIKFRGSDVSARIIRSLFDTARQYRESIDVYGTKKAIEWPLVEHEPLILHTAKLPEPKIPKPIKCPDFAKRLPKSIAKYTTQGVYDASKKTHLSFTQGSGHGGSHPHLANEFAMALVEGREPFPNAVQSANWTCVGLCAHQSALKGGAIVKLPAFTLGK; translated from the coding sequence ATGAGCAACACCAGGAAAATCAATGTCGCCATCGTGGGCCTCGGCTTCGGCGCCGAGTTTATTCCCCTCTGGCAAAAACATCCACACACCCAGTGCCTGGCCATCTGCCAGCGCAACCCGGAAAAGCTGAAGGCGGTGGGGGAATACTTTGGGGTGGCGAAACGCAACACGGATTTCAAGGAGCTGCTGAAAGACCCGGAAGTCCAGGTCGTCCATATTAATACGCCCATCCCGGATCACGCCTGGATGTCCATTGCCGCGCTCAAGGCTGGCAAACACGTGGCGTGCACCGTGCCGATGGCCACCAACATCGCGGACTGCAAAAAGATTGTGGACCTGGTAAAGCAGACCGGACTGAAGTACATGATGATGGAGACGGTCGTGTATGCCCGCGAATATCTCTTCATGAAAGAAATGCTCGATCAGGGCGAGCTTGGAAAGCTGCAATTCGTGCAGGCGAGCCACCAGCAGGACATGGACGGCTGGCCCAATTATTGGCCCGGCCTGCCGCCGATGTGGTATGCCACCCACTGCGTGGGACCGGTCGCCGGCCTGATCGGCAAACCGGCAGAGTACGTGAGTTGCTTTGGCTCGGGCACCATCCGCAAGGAACTCATCCCATGCTACGGCTCACCGTTCGCGGTCGAGACGGCGCACATCAAGTTCCGCGGCAGCGACGTCAGCGCGCGCATCATCCGCAGCCTCTTCGACACCGCGCGGCAATATCGCGAGAGCATTGACGTGTACGGCACAAAGAAAGCCATCGAATGGCCGCTGGTGGAACATGAGCCGCTCATCCTCCACACCGCCAAGCTGCCGGAACCGAAGATTCCCAAGCCGATTAAGTGTCCTGATTTCGCCAAGCGTTTACCGAAGAGCATTGCCAAGTACACAACTCAGGGCGTCTATGATGCCAGTAAGAAAACGCACCTTAGCTTTACGCAAGGCAGCGGTCATGGCGGCAGCCATCCACATTTGGCCAACGAGTTCGCCATGGCACTGGTGGAAGGCCGTGAACCATTTCCAAATGCGGTGCAGTCCGCCAACTGGACCTGCGTGGGCCTGTGCGCGCATCAATCCGCGCTCAAAGGCGGGGCGATTGTCAAACTGCCGGCGTTTACGCTCGGCAAGTAG
- a CDS encoding DNA-binding transcriptional regulator, which translates to MRTRPKVALLIETSNAYARGLLDGIVAYLRENHPWSIYLAEHGRGDHPPAWLLNWRGDGIIARIENRHIAHAVAALRLPVVDVSAARLLPALPWVETDDAEYARLAAEHLLERGFKSFGYCGDDRFNWSKWRAEHFARLIREQGHTCAVYAPAKRSRGNAESQVEDIAAWVSGLPKPVGVMACYDLRGQQVLDACRRRNIAVPDEVAVIGVDNDELLCSLSDPPLSSVIPNTRRTGYEAAALLDRMMAGKKVQSLTHLIPPLGVATRQSTDVLAVEDRNIVQAVRYIREHACDGITLKEVLRAVPQSRRVLESRFKKLIGRTPHEEILRIQFNRVKQLLTETDLSLALIAERAGFQHTEYLSVAFKREFGLPPSEYRTLNRR; encoded by the coding sequence AACGCGTATGCGCGGGGTTTGCTCGACGGCATTGTGGCTTACCTGCGGGAGAACCACCCCTGGTCCATCTACCTGGCCGAACACGGGCGCGGGGACCATCCCCCGGCCTGGTTGCTGAACTGGCGGGGCGACGGCATTATCGCCCGGATTGAGAACCGGCATATTGCGCACGCGGTGGCAGCATTGCGGCTACCGGTGGTGGATGTGAGCGCCGCACGGCTGCTGCCCGCCCTCCCGTGGGTTGAAACGGATGATGCCGAATACGCCCGCCTGGCGGCGGAACACCTGCTGGAGCGCGGCTTTAAAAGCTTCGGCTATTGCGGGGATGATCGTTTCAACTGGTCGAAATGGCGCGCTGAACATTTCGCCCGCTTGATCCGCGAACAGGGACACACGTGTGCCGTGTATGCACCGGCGAAACGCAGCCGAGGCAATGCGGAAAGCCAGGTCGAGGACATCGCGGCGTGGGTCAGCGGGTTGCCCAAGCCAGTGGGAGTGATGGCCTGCTATGATTTGCGCGGACAGCAGGTGTTGGACGCCTGCCGCCGCCGCAACATTGCGGTGCCCGATGAGGTGGCCGTAATCGGCGTGGACAACGATGAACTGCTCTGTTCCTTGTCCGATCCACCATTATCCAGCGTCATCCCCAACACCCGCCGGACAGGTTACGAGGCGGCGGCGTTGCTGGACCGGATGATGGCTGGAAAAAAAGTCCAATCCCTGACGCACCTGATACCACCGTTGGGGGTGGCCACCCGCCAATCCACCGATGTGCTGGCCGTGGAGGACCGCAATATCGTGCAGGCGGTACGGTACATTCGCGAGCACGCGTGCGATGGAATCACGCTCAAGGAAGTGCTCCGGGCGGTGCCGCAATCGAGACGGGTGTTGGAAAGCCGTTTCAAAAAGCTGATCGGCCGCACCCCGCACGAGGAAATCCTTCGCATCCAGTTCAACCGCGTCAAGCAACTGCTCACTGAAACCGACCTATCGCTGGCCCTCATCGCGGAACGCGCCGGCTTCCAGCATACGGAGTACCTGAGCGTGGCGTTCAAGCGCGAGTTTGGCCTGCCGCCCAGCGAATACCGCACCCTCAACCGCCGCTGA